Genomic DNA from Epinephelus moara isolate mb chromosome 24, YSFRI_EMoa_1.0, whole genome shotgun sequence:
GTGTGGGCAGGGGGAGCAGTAGCGAGGTGAGAATTTTCcatgtagaaataaataaaagtcgTCGCCTCCAGTAAAGCAGTAAAAGTTGAAACTAATGGCTCATTTAGTGAGAGATAAAAGTGGGGGCTGACGGAAGGTGTGCGTCACTGATGTTGCCCGGGCAATATGCAAATActctgaaaatacaaatactatATGAGTAGGTTGATGCGCTCGGGCAGGATATTGAGAGGCCACAGATGTATCTGGGTATTGCATTAAGTGATGGTCTATTTTAATCATAGAAACCTGGTTGGAGtccaaatatacacacataacAATCACAGGTCAACATAACACACAAATCAAGAGTGTTTATAAAACCTAGAAACACAGCATAATGTATTAAAGGAATGGTTCAACATAGGTTATATGCTTAAACTGAGCCTTTCTCACATCTACTCACTTAAATCTCAGCAAAAATGTTAATTAgcctatttcccaaaatgtttcaCTAttctttttaaagggacagttcaccctaaagtcaaaatcacatattttccctcttacctgttgctgagtgttggagagaTCGACCAGAGAGATGATTGCTTTCTGTTGTATATAATGGAACttatggcactcggcttgtggtgctcaaaaaaatgagaaaaaaagaaaaagaaaaaaaaaagaagaagtctttccagaaatcatgagcCAGTTACTCAAGCtaatccacagacttttttgtgagcagtttcatgtgggaagtattttctttctatcaaactaCACCTGCTGACTGTTTTAtggcgcagaaggaagtgtgcatctactcatggaagaGAGACTTGTGTTCAAAACAGTGCAAGAAGTAAAAGTGAAGgccgtcctccttggctgagcagtaacgttagctagcccaggtgagctagcagtattGAACTATTAGTTAGAATATAGTTGCTGTCACGAGCACAAAcgtctcgtccatgagtagatgcacgcttccttctgcgtggtgatctGGTTTTCAGGTGTAGTTTttgtagaaagaaagtagttcctacatggtcacaacaaggtctgtggattatcttgagtaactgggtcaagATTTCTGAGTAAAGACACTGATGTCTAGTTTTTCAAATCCACtttttgacactttgagcaccacaagctgagtgctcatcaaaacaatctagactgataaatagcactacaggtaaggcTGAACTGCCCTTCATTTTCAGCACCAACTGAAACATGAATTTGAGGTACATGAAGAGTTGAAATAATCTAACAACATATGATTACtggtaaagataaaaaaaataagtcttCCTCACCTTGTGCCTTCTCTGAAAATATTACTTTGGAGTCGGATGTGAAATTCTGTCCAGTGAGGACCATTTGTTTGCCGCCAAGTACCGACCATCGGTCCAGATCCTGCCTCTCAACTGCGGGGAACTCCTGAGCTGAGCGCTGGGCTGAGGAAACAGGAAGACACAGCTGCATGAAAGACCACACAGAGGACAGTATGTATCTATGTAACTTTTGGCCACAAGTTACAATTAAGAGTATTGTATCaaactctggagaaagatagttgattgttgagtctcattacAGGTCGTCATATACCGACGCTTTGGGCTGATGGTTGGACCGAGCCACCAAGCCTGGGAATGAGACTGAACAATCAACCATCTTTCTCCAGAATTACATACAACACTTTGAAATCAAAACGttgaataataaaatgtattgtaaCAGttccataagtaaagaacaatCGTAAAGTTAATAAGCTTGCCAGCAACCAACAATAGCTATCTAACATTAATCACCATAGACTATGGATCATACCAGCTCAAGTATGACTACAGTATACCGAATTAATCAAAGATTTGAATTCAAGTTTTCATTTGTAAGAGGAGGatatattcacattttaagtAGTTTAAAGAGGCATTAAGTTTACACATAATGAGATATACATgagtgtaaaaaataaagataaacccGCAAGTTCGGCAATGACAGATGTCATCATCCAGTGGCAGGAAGCAAATTCAGCTTATCGGGAATTAAACGCTCCTTACAGCATTCAATAGGATGAGAGGCAGCTTGAAGAGACACGATCTGGCCTCCAGGCTGAGGGATGTGGACACGAAACACCAAACGCACGCGTGTGTTCTTCCGTCCAATGTCCGTCTCACCGTTCCTCAGCTCGATGTCGGCATTCCTCAACTTCAAGATTCCTACACAGTCAATCCTGTGAATGTAAGAAAACAGATGAGATTAAATAAAAGTGTACTGAATTAGGCCGAAGTGCTGCGTTAGAAACCTCGTTTTTATTCACAATCCGCTGCAAGACAGtttctgtttacatgcagtgAAACTGTAATCTGCATCGGTTTTAATTTCTCAGTTAAAACCCAGTTTTGTTCTGTGACATTTCGATTAACTTTTTTTGGCATTGTTTTTCTGTGATTCATCATACGTCAAGTTCATGAAAGTGTGTCTTTTCTTGCTGCTGCGTCTGGTAGGCCTTTCTTGGAAAAACTCTCtggcacacaggaagtgatgcagtCTATGTTTCCGTCAGCGGCGACTTGTTGGAAGTGAAAAAGACAAAACCCTTGCAGCTGGTGTGAGCAGCCATAGTCACCATGTGTGaggataaaaagaaaagagcacTTAGCAAAAAAACTCCTGTCGACTCTAATGTATCTCTGCATCTGTAACTCTGAGAGAGGAAACCAAAAGCACCACAGAAGTGACTGCAGATTGCCTAATAACATGTATCCCACAGCGTCTCTCTGCTACTCACACTACTCTCATATGGTTCTTTGGCTCAAGAGGGATCTCCAACACTTTGGTCCCGTTTATCATCCTCTCCATGCTGGGCGTGGTGACGGTCTTCCCGGTGATGCGGTGGACCTGGTAGAAGGCGTGGGGCTTCAGGATCCTCTCGTCAGCTGTTCCTATGAAGACCTGCAACCCCAGTGGAGCTGTGCCTTGGTACCCACAGAGCTATTAGGGGCAACAAAGGCGATTAAATGCATGCTTCACACTGAATTAAACTAACTATGATACTGACAACAAATCCACAAAGCACAATAAATCTCTTTTCCCTGTGGGGATGATTTCACAGCAGGTCACTGTCTAACTAGCATAACAAGAACACTGATTTGCATAGTCCGTTTGTGCATCAGTGCCAGGAACACCAACAGTAacggctctctctctctcaccagAGCAGTAAATAAAGCAGAACCATGAACCAATTCTTGCAGTATGTGTCAGTACACCTGATCTGTGACTCTATGTGTGTCTTTTGGCAGTTTAAAACAATGCATGTCTTAATAATTTGTCCTTGTAGGGGTGAGGATCTTTGATTCATTTGCACGGCTGTCATTATCCAGGAAATGACACCCCATGTTTACGATCTCTGCTACCTCATTTCTCTTTTACAGAACTGGAAGTGACACAGATAATATGTGAGAGTGATTTCCCTTTCTTGTTTCCATCTTTGCACACCCCACACCCAAAAAAAGCACCTGAATTTCTGGATGTCCTCCGTTAGGTGTCTTTACAGCTCCTCGGCTGCCCTCGGTCTCATAATGAGCTCTGTGGTGAGATCTGGGCTCTTGCTGGATAAGAAGCTCGTACTGACCGGACTGACTGGGCAACGGCCACTCTAAAGACGGAAGTGGAGCCACTGAGAGACCACtggagaaaagacagagagaaatactCATCTCATACTTGTCAATTAAATGGTGCACATCAACACTGGTCATTTGAGCTCATTAAAAAGATCTGAATTTTTAAAAGTTAGAATGAAGGACAGGCAACACACCTGAATGCCCCGTGGTGGACTGGATGAGGAGGAGGCCACACAGCTGGGAGCATATAGAAGGTTTCAGACTTGACTTCAGCTCCTGCCCTGCCCATTCTCTCCTGCTCAATGGACCAGTCGTACCCCTCTCCATACACACAGTCCTGCCTCTGAGTCTGCACCACCGCAGGAGGCATCGCTCTGGGAAGACTGGAGCTGAGGCTGCTCAGCATCTCCTCCAGGCCTGAGGAGGTGGTCTGAGCTTGGGGCTGGAACTCAGCTGGAGCCTGGTATTGGTGAAGGTAGTAGGACCCCTGCTGCTCATGAGGTGAAGGGATGGGACTGGGGCTCCGGGAGCGCTGCTTGACAGGAGTGCCCCCCTGACAGGACTGGGTCTTGTCATAGGAGCGCTTTCCGTGCGGCGAGGCAGAGCGGGAGCGCTGGTGGGGGAGCGATGAGGCGGGGCGTTGATGCTGGGGCAGGAGATAGGTCTCATCTGTGACGCTGTTGTGAGGCGAGGCTCCTGGAGAGGAGTGGGCAGAAGAAGTGTGGATGCCCTGGATGCCCGGGCAGAGGTCTAAGCCGGACAACCCTACACCGCAGCTGCCTCCGTTAGAAGGTGAGACGCACGGTGAAGCCACAGGAGAGTACGCGTCTGCAGGCCAGCCTGTGGAGGAGTTACTGCTGGCAGGACTCACACACTCCCTGTACGGCCCCAGAGCTTTGGTGCCAGGGCTCGGATCAAGGGTCTGAGAGCTGAGAGAGTCACCCGACACCCGAGTGATCTCAATCCTGGGGCTGGGAGCTGGGATGGTGCCTTGTCTTGATGCCAGCCCCAGGGATTCAAACACTGCCCCTGGCATGTTGTCAGTGGTGGGGCTGTGAGTGGAGGGGTCCTGACTGGAGGCTGGCTGGTTGGAGCTGGAGATGTACGCAGCGTGATGGTCCACCACCAGCATTGGAGGCTGGCTGTCATTCTGTAGGAGAGCATCTGATTCATCTGTCAGAAGTGAAAGTGGGGattaacatgtgcacacatgtacaaagACTACTACCCCGTGATAACTTCAGGATTCCCTACAGCCAGGTTTTAAAGAGCCCATGGTGtaaaaagacaaatttccatgtttttttataGTACAAAGCAGATgaaaagtcaaaacactcaATCCACAGAGATGCACACAGCGACTACGCCTTTAAACATATCGTCAGGACTTCcatgaagttgtgatgtcacaactacaCTGTACAGACCATTTCAAACTTAAATATAAACTAAATCATGGTTGTCTGAAGGGACCTgaatacagcattggaggcgggGCCATGTTTATTCCTATGTAAGCTCCTCAGTGGTGCCtgaagccaaaaaaatatcAACTGCTGCATTTAAACGATACTTGACACTGCTTGGACCCAATCTGTTGCCTAGCAATGCAATTCAAGTGTtaacacagtgttaacaatgttactgatactattctttctcacaccttcaactcaaaccattgtgttgccccgcccaaagtAGGCCTATatcatttaatgattaaattaatatcgtaaacatgcgggcgactagtcgactaatggccctaaatgatgactattggtcgactaggaagcCCTACTAGCACTATATGATGCACGattttctacccagaagtttttgtaaacaaacattgtgatttgcTCTATAAAGATAAAAAGTGACACCGCAGTAGGCTAATTCCCCTCGCTGCAGTCATGGTGCAGAGATATTAAGAGTGGAGATATGGAGGATACGCAAACGCTCATCAATAACAAAAGACTGAGCTTCTTTTGGAGGGGGGAGCTTAGACAGACAGGCGCTGAAAcggagcgtttcagacagaagGTGAAAGCAGGTATGTTCAGAcggacagtatgaggaaaataatgtGGTTTTTGAACcttaaagcaaataaaaatgttctagtagaaacccaaaacacaagtatgaacctgaaaattagaataatatgggacctttaagaCATGTCAAAATACTCCTAACACTTTGCAAAAAAACTACCGCATTAAACATTCTAAAAATGAAACCTTCTTGAGTGAATTTTAACTCTGTTAAACTGTGATAAAGACAATTTATGCTTGTTTTCCTACAGAGAGAATAGCGTAGTTAGTTTCTCCCCTTCTTAATGACAGTGAAAGAGGAGTGTAACATCAGTCCCTGACAGCAGAGTACTCACTGATGGATATCCCAGAGCCACTTCACTTTACTTCACTGTTACAGACTCAACAAAAGCCATCATCTTTGTATTCTAATAACAAAAATACTAAGAAAAAATGATGTAATTGGATGGGAGATGCTATGTTAAGTCTctgtaaaaacatatttcaaacaCACCTTTATCACAGCCGACAGGAAAGTCCTCTCCAGGTGGATTATA
This window encodes:
- the LOC126386116 gene encoding nuclear factor of activated T-cells, cytoplasmic 2-like; the protein is MTSGGLGFTEGLGQDISQEELDFSDLFLYNPPGEDFPVGCDKDESDALLQNDSQPPMLVVDHHAAYISSSNQPASSQDPSTHSPTTDNMPGAVFESLGLASRQGTIPAPSPRIEITRVSGDSLSSQTLDPSPGTKALGPYRECVSPASSNSSTGWPADAYSPVASPCVSPSNGGSCGVGLSGLDLCPGIQGIHTSSAHSSPGASPHNSVTDETYLLPQHQRPASSLPHQRSRSASPHGKRSYDKTQSCQGGTPVKQRSRSPSPIPSPHEQQGSYYLHQYQAPAEFQPQAQTTSSGLEEMLSSLSSSLPRAMPPAVVQTQRQDCVYGEGYDWSIEQERMGRAGAEVKSETFYMLPAVWPPPHPVHHGAFSGLSVAPLPSLEWPLPSQSGQYELLIQQEPRSHHRAHYETEGSRGAVKTPNGGHPEIQLCGYQGTAPLGLQVFIGTADERILKPHAFYQVHRITGKTVTTPSMERMINGTKVLEIPLEPKNHMRVVIDCVGILKLRNADIELRNGETDIGRKNTRVRLVFRVHIPQPGGQIVSLQAASHPIECSQRSAQEFPAVERQDLDRWSVLGGKQMVLTGQNFTSDSKVIFSEKAQDGKQLWEVEATVDRDKTQANMLFVEVPPYRKQNISHPAKVNFYVINGKKKRSQPQHFIYTPMIAIKAEPLDDYQLNSHIYSDNQSLSGLSMKSLYHHLEQESNLQALNVSPTMYHLTTVDPRAHMLIPDPLDDQPVYYQSRAGTMINNPVLYHAANPCYTNLLGGSHAASTPSQCVSARTPVGKLGESPQVGDSYEACLVSRHQGFVQTALPLGKSPPSRYIQGQAQGKVVGRVEPMTQIGSGRGNHEERAPERVMVKQENLRYAYLEDVNDIIKRDMKGHNGE